Proteins co-encoded in one Thermodesulfobacteriota bacterium genomic window:
- a CDS encoding peptidylprolyl isomerase has translation MPNPLVCLKTSLGDITLELDEKNAPVTVDNFLQYALEGFYDGTIFHRVIPGFMIQGGGLLPDLVEKPTRPPIKNEATNGLRNLRGAVAMARTGQVDSATAQFFINTVANPFLDHKRRTPEEFGYAVFGWVTEGLDVVDRIAAVPTGSAGGYDDVPKTPVVIEAVECL, from the coding sequence ATGCCCAATCCCCTCGTATGCCTCAAGACGTCCCTGGGAGACATCACCCTGGAGCTCGACGAGAAGAACGCCCCGGTGACGGTGGACAACTTTCTCCAGTACGCGCTGGAGGGCTTCTACGACGGGACGATCTTCCACCGGGTGATCCCCGGCTTCATGATCCAGGGCGGGGGCCTCCTGCCGGACCTCGTGGAGAAGCCGACCCGGCCCCCCATCAAGAACGAGGCGACCAACGGCCTGCGCAACCTGCGGGGGGCGGTGGCCATGGCCCGCACCGGCCAGGTGGACAGCGCCACCGCCCAGTTCTTCATCAACACGGTGGCAAACCCCTTCCTGGACCACAAGCGCCGGACCCCGGAGGAGTTCGGGTACGCCGTGTTCGGGTGGGTGACCGAGGGGCTCGACGTGGTGGACCGCATCGCCGCGGTCCCCACGGGGTCCGCGGGGGGCTACGACGACGTGCCCAAGACCCCCGTGGTGATCGAGGCCGTGGAGTGCCTGTGA
- a CDS encoding MFS transporter, whose product MPESPRDAARLIALLCLAQLLSMVGIFAFPALLPTFVAEWQLTNTQAGWISGAYFGGYTAAVPVLASLTDRVDARRVYLAGAVVGGLASAGFALAAQGFWTALFLRALAGLGLAGTFIPGLKALVDRVAPRFQPRAVALYTAAFGLGTGLSFYAAGEMGRLWGWPWAFAAAAGGALAALVLAGAVLRPRAPAPGPRLRLLDFGPVLRNREAMAYVLAYASHTWELFALRSWAVAFLTYSAALWAGETAWSPTAVAAVAGVAATGANVAGGELAIRLGNRRVLTALMWGSAALGAGIGFAAGLPYPAVAVLLVAYNLLVQADSSALHMGTVASAAPERRGTTMALQSLAGFGTASLGPLAVGVVLDATGGGTTSASWGAAFLTMAAGVALGPLFLRRA is encoded by the coding sequence GTGCCCGAGTCCCCCCGCGACGCCGCCCGCCTGATCGCCCTCCTGTGTCTCGCCCAGCTCCTGAGCATGGTGGGCATCTTCGCGTTCCCCGCGCTCCTGCCCACGTTCGTGGCCGAGTGGCAGCTCACGAACACCCAGGCCGGATGGATCAGCGGGGCCTACTTCGGGGGCTACACCGCGGCGGTGCCGGTGCTGGCGAGCCTGACGGACCGGGTGGACGCACGGCGGGTGTACCTGGCGGGGGCCGTGGTGGGGGGGCTGGCGAGCGCGGGGTTCGCCCTGGCGGCCCAGGGATTCTGGACCGCGCTCTTCCTGCGCGCCCTGGCGGGGCTGGGCCTGGCGGGAACCTTCATCCCCGGGCTCAAGGCCCTGGTGGACCGGGTCGCACCCCGGTTCCAGCCCCGGGCCGTGGCCCTCTACACCGCCGCCTTCGGGCTCGGGACGGGGCTCTCCTTCTACGCGGCGGGGGAGATGGGCCGGCTCTGGGGATGGCCGTGGGCCTTCGCCGCCGCAGCCGGCGGGGCTCTCGCGGCCCTCGTCCTCGCAGGGGCCGTCCTTCGACCCCGGGCACCCGCGCCGGGCCCGCGCCTGCGCCTGCTGGACTTCGGGCCGGTGCTCCGGAACCGGGAGGCCATGGCGTACGTGCTCGCCTACGCGAGCCACACCTGGGAGCTCTTCGCCCTGCGCTCCTGGGCGGTGGCCTTCCTCACCTACAGCGCGGCGCTGTGGGCGGGAGAGACGGCCTGGTCCCCCACCGCCGTGGCCGCGGTGGCGGGGGTGGCGGCCACGGGGGCCAACGTGGCGGGCGGAGAGCTCGCGATCCGCCTGGGCAACCGCCGGGTGCTCACGGCCCTGATGTGGGGCTCGGCGGCCCTGGGCGCGGGGATCGGCTTCGCCGCCGGCCTCCCCTACCCGGCCGTGGCGGTGCTCCTGGTGGCCTACAACCTCCTGGTCCAGGCCGACTCCTCGGCGCTGCACATGGGAACGGTAGCCAGCGCGGCACCCGAGCGCCGGGGCACCACCATGGCCCTCCAATCCCTGGCGGGCTTCGGCACGGCCTCCCTCGGCCCGCTCGCGGTGGGCGTGGTGCTGGACGCCACCGGGGGAGGGACCACCAGCGCCTCCTGGGGCGCCGCGTTCCTCACCATGGCGGCGGGGGTGGCCCTGGGCCCCCTCTTCCTGCGGCGCGCCC
- a CDS encoding FprA family A-type flavoprotein — protein sequence MKAVEIAKDIHWVGAIDWAVRDFHGYVTPRGTTYNNYLLLDDEVTLVDTVKYDFSETTVKNIRGLVDPAKIRHVVVNHIENDHVTSLDRILELAPDATVYLTQKGKRGLDRFYDTSRWKMKLVKTGDTLQTGRFTLTFLETPMLHWPDSMMTYVPEARLLFSQDAFGQHLASAGRFDDEFAKSDSWAELDDAVVEYYANILMPFGALIEKKLEEVGALGLDIGMIAPDHGVIWRAEPSRVLRSYRHMAGGGADCSVAVIYDTMWQSTEQMTVPIASGIRDEGLDVKVMKLRSTPMSVAIKEFWKSRGALVGSPTLNNILFPTVAELLTHLRGLRPKARIAGAFGSYGWSGGAVREATEEFRRMGLEVYEPGLQLLYKPSLEDEEACYQYGRAFARRVREYHQQFAG from the coding sequence ATGAAAGCCGTCGAGATCGCCAAGGACATCCACTGGGTGGGAGCCATCGACTGGGCCGTGCGCGACTTCCACGGGTACGTCACCCCCCGGGGCACCACCTACAACAACTACCTGCTCCTGGACGACGAGGTCACCCTGGTGGACACGGTCAAGTACGACTTCTCGGAGACGACCGTGAAGAACATCCGGGGGCTGGTCGATCCGGCGAAAATCCGCCACGTGGTGGTCAACCACATCGAGAACGACCACGTCACGAGCCTCGACCGGATCCTCGAGCTCGCGCCGGACGCCACCGTGTACCTCACCCAGAAGGGCAAGCGCGGGCTGGACCGCTTCTACGACACCTCCCGGTGGAAGATGAAGCTGGTGAAGACGGGCGACACCCTCCAGACCGGGCGCTTCACCCTCACGTTCCTCGAAACCCCCATGCTCCACTGGCCCGACTCCATGATGACCTACGTGCCCGAGGCCCGGCTGCTGTTCAGCCAGGACGCCTTCGGCCAGCACCTGGCCTCGGCGGGCCGGTTCGACGACGAGTTCGCGAAGAGCGACTCCTGGGCGGAGCTCGACGACGCCGTGGTCGAGTACTACGCCAACATCCTCATGCCCTTCGGAGCCCTCATCGAGAAGAAGCTCGAGGAGGTCGGCGCCCTAGGCCTCGACATCGGGATGATCGCCCCGGACCACGGGGTCATCTGGCGGGCCGAGCCGTCCCGCGTGCTCCGGAGTTATCGGCACATGGCGGGGGGCGGGGCCGACTGCAGCGTGGCGGTCATCTACGACACCATGTGGCAGAGCACCGAGCAGATGACCGTGCCCATCGCCTCCGGCATCCGGGACGAGGGGCTCGACGTCAAGGTGATGAAGCTGCGCTCCACCCCCATGAGCGTCGCCATCAAGGAGTTCTGGAAGTCCCGGGGCGCGCTCGTGGGCTCCCCGACCCTCAACAACATCCTCTTCCCCACCGTGGCCGAGCTCCTCACCCACCTGCGGGGCCTGCGCCCCAAAGCCCGCATCGCGGGGGCCTTCGGGAGCTACGGCTGGTCGGGCGGCGCGGTGCGCGAAGCCACGGAGGAGTTTCGGCGCATGGGCCTCGAGGTCTACGAGCCGGGACTCCAGCTCCTCTACAAGCCGTCCCTCGAGGACGAGGAAGCCTGCTACCAGTACGGGCGCGCGTTCGCCCGCCGCGTGCGGGAGTACCACCAGCAGTTCGCCGGGTAG
- a CDS encoding virulence RhuM family protein: MRRKKGEAPPPASGSEFLFYQAEDGETRVQVRLVDETVWMSQRLLAELYQKSVPTINEHIAGIYEERELDPAATIRKFRIVQREGARDVERLVEHYNLDVILAVGYRVRSHRGTQFRQWATRLLREYVVKGFALDDERLKQGRNLGEDYFDELLERIRAIRASERRFYQKITDIYATSIDYDANHPLTQEFFATVQNKMHWAIHGHTAPELIHARADADKPHMGLTTWKNAPAGRIRKADVTVAKNYLGEEELSSLNLLVSGYLEFAEFQARSRNPMTMADWRRKLDDFLDLSDRKVLADAGRISQKLAHERAEAEFARYEEKRRLVEATEPSSDFDRVVEEVKRLESKKGKPNP; encoded by the coding sequence GTGAGGCGGAAGAAAGGCGAGGCGCCGCCGCCGGCCTCCGGCTCGGAGTTCCTCTTCTACCAGGCCGAGGACGGTGAGACTCGGGTGCAGGTTCGCCTCGTCGACGAGACGGTCTGGATGTCTCAGCGGCTCTTGGCGGAGCTGTACCAGAAGTCCGTGCCGACCATCAACGAGCACATCGCCGGCATCTACGAGGAGCGGGAGCTCGACCCGGCGGCAACCATTCGGAAATTCCGAATCGTTCAGCGCGAAGGCGCTCGGGACGTGGAACGGCTCGTGGAACACTACAACCTCGACGTGATCCTTGCTGTGGGCTATAGGGTCCGTTCCCACCGGGGCACCCAGTTCCGCCAGTGGGCCACCCGGCTCCTGCGCGAGTATGTGGTCAAGGGCTTCGCGCTCGACGACGAGCGCCTGAAGCAAGGCCGCAACCTCGGTGAGGACTACTTCGATGAGCTTCTGGAGCGAATCCGGGCCATCCGGGCCTCGGAGCGGCGGTTCTACCAGAAGATCACCGACATCTACGCTACCAGCATCGACTACGACGCGAACCACCCCCTGACCCAGGAGTTCTTCGCGACAGTCCAGAACAAGATGCACTGGGCCATCCACGGCCACACCGCGCCGGAGCTGATCCACGCGCGGGCCGACGCCGACAAGCCTCACATGGGGCTGACGACCTGGAAAAACGCCCCGGCGGGCCGCATCCGCAAGGCCGACGTGACCGTGGCCAAGAACTACCTGGGCGAGGAGGAGCTTTCGAGCCTCAACCTGCTCGTCAGCGGCTACCTGGAGTTCGCCGAGTTCCAGGCGCGCAGCCGCAACCCCATGACCATGGCCGACTGGCGCCGGAAGCTCGACGACTTCCTCGATCTGAGCGACCGAAAGGTGCTGGCCGACGCGGGGCGCATCTCCCAGAAGCTCGCCCACGAGCGCGCCGAGGCCGAGTTCGCACGGTACGAGGAGAAACGCCGCCTCGTCGAGGCCACCGAGCCCTCGAGCGACTTCGATCGGGTCGTGGAAGAGGTCAAGCGCCTGGAGTCGAAGAAGGGGAAGCCGAACCCATGA
- a CDS encoding SAM-dependent methyltransferase has translation MHRVEFIGAGPGHPGLLTLAGAEALRSCPAVLAPASFQESFAPLLAGKEVASPFQLPHAGLVAWVEERLPRGPVAFLVPGDFSSFCPFQSYVARFAGRARVTPGVGAHAAAAALLQKGFDLPGVAHATVLTSPRAFARSGGRVRLRDYARPGHTLVIYMNDLPLEELAAELRAGFGSDVPLAVLERVSCPGERITVGTLDTICRQIGDRDPFRLASNDPEPALALVIAGDVLTASEGPEWWDRRYEKLWKPRGVR, from the coding sequence GTGCACCGGGTCGAGTTCATCGGGGCGGGCCCCGGCCACCCGGGCCTTCTCACCCTGGCGGGCGCCGAGGCGCTCCGGTCCTGCCCTGCGGTGCTCGCGCCGGCCAGCTTCCAGGAGAGCTTCGCGCCGCTCCTGGCGGGCAAGGAGGTGGCGAGCCCCTTCCAGCTTCCCCACGCGGGGCTCGTGGCGTGGGTGGAGGAGCGCCTGCCCCGGGGTCCCGTGGCCTTCCTGGTCCCGGGCGACTTCAGCTCGTTTTGTCCCTTCCAGTCCTACGTCGCCCGCTTCGCGGGCCGCGCCCGGGTCACCCCGGGGGTGGGAGCCCACGCCGCCGCGGCGGCGCTCCTCCAGAAGGGCTTCGACCTGCCCGGCGTGGCCCACGCCACGGTGCTCACGAGCCCCCGGGCGTTTGCCCGCTCGGGGGGCAGGGTGCGGCTGCGCGACTACGCCCGGCCGGGGCACACCCTGGTCATCTACATGAACGACCTGCCCCTGGAGGAGCTGGCCGCGGAGCTGCGTGCCGGGTTCGGGAGCGACGTTCCCCTGGCGGTGCTCGAGCGGGTATCCTGCCCGGGGGAGCGGATCACCGTGGGGACCCTGGACACCATCTGCCGGCAGATCGGCGACCGGGATCCCTTCCGCCTGGCCTCCAACGACCCCGAGCCGGCCCTGGCGCTGGTCATCGCAGGAGACGTCCTGACGGCGTCCGAGGGCCCCGAGTGGTGGGACCGCCGGTACGAAAAGCTCTGGAAACCCCGGGGCGTGCGGTAG
- a CDS encoding U32 family peptidase, whose protein sequence is MPWLLAPVDREEEVGLLAAAGAHELYGGVQPDAWLRAGRGVSANQRTFASAHFPSEASFARAAAEARRAGVALRLALNAPLYDPPDYPELVALAARAAAWGVAGVIAGDLGLLQRLSRAGLPLELTLSTLAGAMNRESLAFFRRFGISRAVLPRHLTLAEMAALAGAHPEVGFEAFVLVGRCPNEEAYCTFQHTSPSKRWPCEIPYELSDAGGGPLPAGHPLAGWHASWRQADRRLACGLCAIPELARIGVRHLKLVGRGGPTSVKVANVALVRAFLSGDRSRAEALAAYEDRFGGPCHPLVCYFPELHPSRAGGPDGPS, encoded by the coding sequence GTGCCGTGGCTCCTCGCCCCCGTGGACCGGGAAGAGGAGGTGGGGCTGCTCGCCGCCGCGGGGGCCCACGAGCTCTATGGAGGCGTCCAGCCCGATGCCTGGCTCCGGGCGGGTCGGGGGGTCTCGGCCAACCAGCGCACCTTTGCCTCGGCCCACTTCCCCTCGGAGGCGTCCTTCGCCCGGGCCGCGGCCGAGGCCCGGCGGGCGGGGGTCGCCCTTCGCCTGGCCCTCAACGCCCCCCTGTACGACCCTCCCGACTACCCCGAGCTCGTGGCGCTCGCCGCCCGCGCCGCCGCGTGGGGCGTGGCGGGGGTGATCGCCGGCGACCTGGGCCTCTTGCAGCGGCTGTCCCGGGCGGGCCTTCCCCTGGAGCTGACCCTCTCCACCCTGGCCGGGGCCATGAACCGCGAGTCGCTGGCCTTCTTCCGGCGCTTCGGGATCTCCCGCGCGGTGCTCCCCCGGCACCTGACCCTGGCGGAGATGGCGGCCCTGGCGGGGGCGCACCCGGAGGTGGGCTTCGAGGCCTTCGTGCTCGTGGGCCGCTGCCCCAACGAAGAGGCCTACTGCACCTTCCAGCACACGAGTCCCTCGAAGCGCTGGCCCTGCGAGATCCCCTACGAGCTCTCCGACGCCGGCGGGGGTCCCCTGCCGGCGGGGCACCCGCTGGCAGGCTGGCACGCCTCCTGGCGCCAGGCCGACCGGCGGCTGGCCTGCGGCCTGTGCGCCATCCCCGAGCTCGCGCGGATCGGGGTGCGCCATCTCAAGCTCGTGGGGCGGGGGGGGCCGACCTCCGTCAAGGTGGCCAACGTGGCCCTGGTGCGCGCCTTCCTCTCGGGGGATCGTTCCCGCGCCGAGGCCCTGGCAGCCTACGAAGACCGGTTCGGCGGGCCCTGCCATCCCCTCGTGTGCTACTTCCCCGAGCTCCACCCCTCCCGCGCCGGCGGCCCTGACGGGCCGTCCTGA
- a CDS encoding TlyA family RNA methyltransferase: MKGLRLDQLLVDRGLAPTREKARALVLAGAVVVGEHRAEKPGQRVAPDAPVRLKGEVNPFVSRGGLKLQAALDAFGVDPAGRVCVDVGASTGGFTDCLLQRGARRVYAVDVGYGQLAWKLREDPRVVSRERCNLRHLGPEEIPEPAGLVVVDASFISLRLLLPKVRELLAPEGEVIALVKPQFEVGKGQVGKGGVVRDPQLRLEAVAQVVEAARDLGFEPSGTVESPVPGAKKGNVEYLIYLKLGNL; the protein is encoded by the coding sequence ATGAAGGGGCTGCGCCTGGACCAGCTCCTGGTGGACCGGGGGCTCGCCCCCACCCGGGAGAAGGCGCGGGCGCTGGTCCTCGCCGGAGCGGTGGTGGTGGGGGAGCACCGGGCCGAGAAGCCCGGCCAGCGGGTGGCGCCCGACGCGCCGGTGCGGCTCAAGGGGGAGGTCAACCCCTTCGTGAGCCGCGGGGGCTTGAAGCTCCAGGCCGCGCTCGATGCCTTCGGCGTGGACCCGGCGGGCCGGGTGTGCGTCGACGTGGGGGCGAGCACCGGGGGGTTCACCGACTGCCTGCTCCAGCGGGGCGCCCGGCGGGTCTACGCCGTGGACGTTGGGTACGGCCAGCTGGCGTGGAAGCTCCGGGAAGACCCCCGGGTGGTGAGCCGCGAGCGGTGCAACCTGCGCCACCTGGGCCCCGAAGAGATCCCGGAGCCGGCCGGGCTCGTGGTGGTGGACGCGTCGTTCATCTCGCTGCGGCTGCTCCTGCCCAAGGTGCGCGAGCTCCTGGCGCCGGAGGGCGAGGTGATTGCCCTGGTCAAGCCCCAGTTCGAGGTGGGGAAGGGCCAGGTGGGAAAAGGGGGGGTCGTGCGGGACCCGCAGCTGCGGCTCGAGGCCGTGGCCCAGGTGGTCGAGGCCGCTCGCGACCTGGGGTTCGAGCCCTCCGGCACGGTGGAGTCGCCCGTGCCGGGGGCCAAGAAGGGAAACGTCGAGTACCTGATATACCTGAAGCTCGGGAACCTCTGA
- a CDS encoding DEAD/DEAH box helicase family protein, producing the protein MITLKDYQHRVLDSLRAFFRQCSRDGRPEGAFQAVQLANGRGPMPYVPVVAEGLASEMPYVCLRVPTGGGKTLLACYAAGLAMEELLRGERAVVLWLVPSNTILDQTADALRDPRHPYRRALELSCGAVEVVTIEEALRLSRGAVEGQTVVIVSTIQAFRVEDTTGRKVYDQNGAFSDHLLHLPPDRVADMLPGANGEPKPSLVNMLRLRRPIVIVDEAHNARTDLSFATLGNVMPSCIVEFTATPARAKHPSNVLHHVSAAELKAADMVKLPLRVVTRHPSQKDQLLAEAIALRNDLERLAAAEAQQTGEYLRPLLLIQAERVDACEPLRERLAGEFGVPKDQVKISTGRLDELKKIEDIEAPGCPVRVILTVEKLREGWDCPFAYVLCSLKETRSATAIEQIVGRILRLPKARAKRHPDLNCSYAFSPSDSLPAVLAELRDALESNGFTAAEAERIIIPVQQGVLPLGVQPKTVRLAAGELDGAKARAEAARMGGKVRVDVDRGEITVVVPLDEDETERLASVVTTPEARAKVREAVAGVIAAERAFGGTGDTRVPSPYELGLDFRVPRLCVRESGKLFEFESTFLIEHPWKLSTKDATLGAGYDPSRRPAGKSGYLDVGTKGEVKTEEVHEPEAGDFVATLHQQVLSLGIAGSDWTLEGLVAWLDRKIDHRDIPVGESAEFLRKVLRGLMAKYGIADVNVLALDRFRLRTEIEGRIQQHRESERKAAFQLYLLPDSALAVSSDKAINFKTMSYEPSWLYEGGFRFQKHYFGPKPGELRERRQDGQVAEEFECAQYLDALPAVRFWVRNLARKATSFRLQTSTDWFYPDFVCQLADGRVLVVEYKGKDRFDTVDSEEKRAIGAVWAGRSGGAGLFAMPTDRDFSCIEMAMGGGRP; encoded by the coding sequence ATGATCACGCTGAAGGACTACCAGCACCGCGTCCTTGACTCGTTACGGGCATTCTTTCGCCAGTGCTCCCGGGACGGCCGGCCCGAGGGGGCGTTCCAGGCGGTCCAACTCGCCAACGGCCGGGGGCCGATGCCCTATGTTCCGGTGGTCGCCGAGGGCCTGGCGTCGGAGATGCCCTATGTGTGCCTGCGCGTGCCCACCGGCGGCGGCAAGACGCTCCTCGCCTGCTACGCCGCGGGGCTCGCGATGGAAGAGCTGCTGCGGGGAGAGCGTGCGGTGGTGCTGTGGCTCGTGCCCAGCAACACCATCCTCGACCAGACCGCCGATGCCCTGCGCGACCCGCGCCACCCGTATCGCCGGGCCCTGGAGCTATCCTGCGGCGCGGTGGAGGTGGTGACGATCGAGGAAGCGCTGCGGCTGTCGCGGGGGGCCGTCGAGGGGCAGACGGTGGTGATCGTGTCCACGATCCAGGCCTTCCGGGTGGAGGACACCACGGGTCGCAAGGTGTACGACCAGAACGGGGCGTTCTCGGACCATCTGCTGCATCTCCCGCCCGATCGGGTGGCGGACATGCTGCCGGGGGCCAACGGCGAACCGAAGCCGTCCCTGGTGAACATGCTGCGGCTGCGGCGGCCCATCGTGATCGTGGACGAGGCCCACAACGCCCGCACGGACCTGTCGTTTGCGACCCTGGGCAACGTGATGCCCTCGTGCATCGTCGAGTTTACGGCCACGCCCGCCAGGGCGAAGCATCCGTCCAACGTACTCCACCACGTCTCGGCCGCCGAACTGAAGGCAGCGGACATGGTCAAGCTGCCCTTGCGCGTGGTCACCCGCCACCCGAGCCAGAAGGACCAGTTGCTGGCCGAGGCGATCGCCCTGCGCAACGACCTGGAGCGGCTTGCCGCGGCCGAGGCGCAGCAGACCGGCGAGTACCTGCGGCCGCTCCTGCTGATCCAGGCCGAACGGGTGGATGCGTGCGAACCCCTGCGCGAGCGGCTGGCCGGCGAGTTCGGGGTGCCCAAGGACCAGGTCAAGATCTCCACGGGCAGGCTCGACGAGCTCAAGAAGATCGAAGACATCGAGGCGCCTGGCTGCCCGGTGCGGGTCATCCTCACCGTGGAGAAACTGCGGGAAGGGTGGGACTGCCCCTTCGCGTACGTGCTGTGCAGCCTGAAGGAGACCCGCTCCGCTACCGCCATCGAGCAGATCGTGGGACGCATCCTGCGGCTGCCCAAGGCCCGGGCGAAGCGGCATCCGGACCTGAACTGCTCCTACGCATTCTCGCCTTCGGATTCCCTGCCGGCGGTGCTGGCGGAGCTGCGAGATGCGCTGGAGAGCAACGGCTTCACCGCTGCGGAGGCCGAGCGGATCATCATCCCCGTGCAGCAGGGGGTGCTCCCCCTGGGCGTTCAGCCAAAGACCGTCCGCTTGGCGGCCGGGGAACTGGACGGGGCCAAGGCCCGGGCGGAGGCGGCGCGGATGGGCGGGAAGGTCCGCGTCGATGTGGACCGGGGCGAGATCACGGTGGTCGTCCCCCTCGACGAGGACGAGACCGAGCGTCTGGCCAGTGTGGTGACCACCCCCGAGGCCAGGGCCAAGGTGCGCGAGGCGGTCGCGGGGGTCATCGCCGCGGAACGGGCCTTCGGCGGCACCGGCGACACCCGGGTTCCGTCGCCCTACGAGCTCGGCCTCGACTTTCGCGTGCCCAGACTGTGCGTGCGCGAGAGCGGGAAGCTCTTCGAGTTCGAGAGCACGTTTCTCATCGAGCACCCCTGGAAGCTGAGCACCAAGGACGCGACGCTGGGCGCCGGGTACGACCCGAGCCGCCGCCCGGCGGGGAAGTCCGGGTACCTCGACGTCGGGACCAAGGGCGAGGTGAAGACCGAGGAGGTGCACGAGCCCGAGGCGGGCGACTTCGTGGCCACCCTGCACCAGCAGGTGCTGAGCCTGGGCATCGCCGGGAGCGACTGGACCCTGGAGGGTCTGGTGGCCTGGCTGGACCGCAAGATCGACCATCGGGACATCCCGGTGGGCGAATCGGCCGAGTTCTTGCGCAAGGTGCTCCGAGGTCTCATGGCCAAGTACGGGATAGCGGACGTGAACGTACTGGCGCTGGATCGTTTCCGGCTGCGAACCGAGATCGAGGGCCGCATCCAGCAGCACCGGGAGTCGGAGCGGAAGGCCGCTTTTCAGCTGTACCTCCTGCCCGACTCCGCCTTGGCAGTCAGCAGCGACAAGGCGATCAACTTCAAGACCATGAGCTACGAGCCGAGCTGGCTGTACGAAGGGGGTTTCCGTTTCCAGAAGCACTACTTCGGGCCGAAACCCGGAGAGCTCCGCGAACGGCGGCAGGACGGGCAGGTGGCGGAGGAGTTCGAGTGCGCCCAGTACCTGGACGCGCTTCCCGCCGTGCGGTTCTGGGTACGCAACCTGGCCCGGAAGGCCACCTCGTTTCGCTTGCAGACCTCGACGGACTGGTTCTACCCGGACTTCGTGTGCCAGCTCGCCGACGGCCGTGTCCTGGTGGTGGAGTACAAGGGCAAGGACCGGTTCGACACGGTGGACTCGGAGGAGAAGCGGGCCATTGGGGCGGTGTGGGCGGGCCGCAGCGGTGGGGCGGGACTCTTCGCGATGCCGACGGACAGGGACTTTTCGTGCATCGAGATGGCGATGGGAGGCGGGCGGCCATGA